From one uncultured Methanoregula sp. genomic stretch:
- a CDS encoding STAS domain-containing protein, which yields MDISSATQEKGTVLSVSGRVDTATAPALEQAINREIDLGHRKILLNFSGVNYISSGGLRVLLAAAKKLKNPDDRFGLSNLNPEVLKILKLAGFTSIFSIYPSEGEALAGW from the coding sequence GTGGATATTTCATCAGCAACGCAAGAAAAAGGTACCGTCCTTTCTGTGTCCGGCAGGGTTGATACCGCAACGGCCCCGGCGCTTGAACAGGCGATTAACAGGGAGATCGATCTCGGGCACCGGAAGATTCTATTGAATTTTTCCGGAGTCAATTATATCAGCAGCGGCGGCCTGCGGGTGCTTCTTGCCGCTGCAAAGAAACTCAAGAACCCGGATGACCGGTTCGGGCTCTCCAACCTGAACCCGGAAGTTCTGAAGATCCTGAAACTAGCCGGATTTACCTCGATCTTCTCCATCTATCCTTCTGAGGGAGAGGCCCTTGCCGGCTGGTAG
- a CDS encoding SpoIIE family protein phosphatase, whose translation MATEILSSLLVLLQLICVIVVVAYLVSRRQFFNDVLDGHPAIKIQVLLILVFGALSVYGTVAGVEFMGAFINVRDLGPMVAGLIGGPVVGVGAGLIGAAYRMSLGGFTVYACSLATLLAGLFGGLIWLFNKRKFIGLTGAVIFAVAMEALHMILVLLMCQPFEQALELVETIAIPMILANAAGMFVFALIIQNIQNERKMLAERDDLVREMERKNTELAIAAEIQQSFLPDKITQIEGFDIAAMSVMAKEVGGDFFDLIPLSGRRLGIMIADVSGKGIPAALFMALSRIVVRVNATWYNAHPAGAIRDSNTIITEDSRQGMFVTLFYGILDSEKRILTYVNAGHNPPVIHRAAGGTFEELPATGIAIGATLDATYTAETVPLAPGDVMVMYTDGITEAENARQDMFGEDRFREVIARSSGLTADEITKQILSEVRNFCGNQPQSDDITLMVIKAR comes from the coding sequence ATGGCAACCGAGATCCTTTCATCGTTACTCGTCCTCCTCCAGCTCATCTGTGTCATTGTCGTAGTTGCGTACCTGGTTTCACGGAGACAATTTTTCAATGACGTTCTTGACGGTCACCCTGCCATCAAAATCCAGGTCCTCCTTATCCTGGTGTTTGGTGCCCTCTCTGTCTACGGGACCGTTGCGGGCGTGGAATTCATGGGAGCGTTCATCAACGTGCGTGACCTTGGCCCCATGGTTGCCGGTCTTATCGGGGGCCCGGTTGTCGGAGTCGGGGCGGGGCTCATCGGCGCTGCATACCGCATGAGCCTCGGGGGGTTCACCGTTTATGCCTGTTCGCTTGCAACGCTTCTCGCGGGACTCTTCGGCGGCCTGATCTGGCTTTTCAACAAGCGGAAATTTATCGGGTTAACCGGTGCCGTTATCTTTGCCGTGGCGATGGAAGCGCTCCACATGATCCTTGTCCTCCTCATGTGCCAGCCGTTCGAACAGGCCCTCGAGCTCGTAGAGACCATCGCAATCCCGATGATCCTTGCCAATGCCGCAGGAATGTTCGTTTTTGCACTCATCATCCAGAACATCCAGAACGAGCGGAAGATGCTGGCCGAGCGCGACGATCTGGTGCGGGAGATGGAGCGCAAGAACACCGAGCTTGCAATCGCCGCCGAAATCCAGCAGAGTTTCCTCCCGGACAAGATCACGCAGATCGAAGGGTTTGATATCGCCGCAATGAGTGTGATGGCAAAGGAAGTGGGGGGAGACTTTTTCGATCTGATCCCGCTTTCGGGCAGGCGACTGGGCATCATGATTGCAGATGTCTCCGGCAAAGGAATTCCGGCCGCCCTCTTCATGGCCCTTTCAAGGATCGTTGTCCGGGTCAATGCCACCTGGTACAATGCCCACCCTGCCGGGGCAATCCGCGATTCGAACACCATCATCACCGAGGATTCGAGGCAGGGGATGTTTGTCACGCTCTTTTACGGGATTCTCGATTCTGAAAAGCGAATCCTGACCTATGTCAATGCCGGGCACAATCCCCCGGTTATCCACCGGGCTGCCGGCGGGACATTCGAGGAACTCCCGGCAACCGGGATCGCCATCGGGGCAACGCTCGATGCCACGTACACGGCAGAGACCGTCCCGCTGGCACCGGGCGACGTGATGGTGATGTATACCGACGGGATCACGGAAGCGGAGAATGCCCGACAGGACATGTTTGGCGAGGACCGGTTCCGCGAAGTCATAGCCAGGTCCTCCGGGCTTACGGCAGATGAGATAACGAAGCAGATTCTGAGTGAAGTCAGGAATTTCTGCGGGAACCAGCCCCAGTCTGATGACATCACCCTGATGGTTATAAAGGCACGGTGA
- a CDS encoding ATP-binding protein, with translation MSSSFVLTIKPDLNEIPAISIALDSVMKNHSFVEEEILDTQLAVEEAITNVIVHGYEGRDGEIVIRCRATKGIVEIEIEDMAIPFDPLTLPEPDLTGSVDDRQIGGLGIFLIRRVMDEIVYRYENNKNILVLVKRKKADS, from the coding sequence ATGAGCAGTTCGTTTGTCCTCACGATCAAACCGGATCTGAACGAGATCCCTGCGATCTCGATCGCGCTCGATAGTGTGATGAAAAACCATTCCTTTGTCGAGGAGGAGATTCTCGATACACAACTCGCTGTCGAAGAAGCGATAACAAACGTGATCGTGCACGGGTACGAAGGTCGTGACGGCGAGATCGTTATCCGGTGTCGTGCAACAAAAGGGATCGTTGAGATCGAGATCGAGGATATGGCAATACCGTTTGATCCGCTCACGCTTCCCGAGCCGGACCTGACCGGCAGTGTAGATGACCGGCAGATCGGGGGCCTTGGGATCTTCCTGATCCGGCGGGTTATGGACGAGATCGTCTACCGGTATGAGAATAACAAAAATATCCTTGTTCTCGTCAAACGTAAAAAAGCGGATAGCTGA
- a CDS encoding STAS domain-containing protein — MEARSERKEGVLIFFITGRLDAFGAQQLDAWAREALNDDDRDLVLDLAGSPYLSSGGIRSFNSLKREMKRRSGRFVLSGVGEYPKKVLEMAGFTTVFELFPTADEAVSDITKNRKNPSLFNEIFYKKIVDQGVSLTIEPGWMTSPPVLRVMGDLENVLFSRFTEKDVREKKFSEVTYSLGLGALGADKADAMQLLGEMITLHGSMVWLPTDGNNTPDFLTPLDTGGDVPVYTGYNITLDGPFNEYFTLETTDARGISIADIYRIIFSSARDRVRTYHGIVAVAIWGVLVGLASSGIKKSPLAGSAPKDGASIMSPAHVHEWMASETVSPYKGDTIVGFGVGIDLTCDLSFFRKEDLSSLYYANPLNKEAARQMYLHNHGVVFRNVPYNPSLDLNTQVKKIVSEGQFVDMRHLLDSTRLKKARIGISYIQEIAREI, encoded by the coding sequence ATGGAAGCGAGGAGCGAGAGAAAAGAGGGAGTACTCATCTTTTTTATAACCGGGAGGCTCGATGCCTTCGGTGCCCAGCAGCTGGACGCCTGGGCCCGGGAAGCCCTGAACGATGATGACAGGGATCTTGTCCTTGACCTTGCCGGCTCGCCGTACCTGAGCAGCGGCGGGATAAGGAGCTTCAACAGTCTGAAGCGGGAGATGAAGCGGAGGAGCGGCCGGTTCGTCCTGTCAGGTGTCGGGGAATACCCGAAAAAAGTGCTGGAGATGGCTGGCTTCACCACGGTTTTTGAGCTGTTCCCCACGGCGGATGAAGCGGTCAGCGATATCACAAAAAACCGCAAAAACCCCTCGCTCTTCAACGAGATCTTTTACAAGAAAATCGTGGACCAGGGAGTCAGCCTGACCATTGAGCCCGGGTGGATGACTTCTCCCCCGGTGCTCCGGGTGATGGGCGATCTTGAAAACGTCCTGTTCTCCCGGTTCACCGAGAAGGATGTCAGGGAAAAGAAGTTCTCGGAAGTCACGTACTCCCTTGGTCTTGGCGCCCTCGGAGCAGACAAAGCGGATGCCATGCAGCTCCTCGGCGAGATGATCACCCTCCACGGCTCAATGGTCTGGCTCCCGACCGATGGCAACAACACTCCCGATTTCTTAACCCCCCTGGATACCGGGGGGGACGTGCCGGTTTATACCGGTTACAATATCACGCTCGACGGTCCTTTCAACGAGTATTTCACGCTGGAGACCACGGATGCACGGGGTATCTCAATCGCGGATATTTACCGGATCATTTTTTCGTCGGCCAGGGACCGGGTCAGGACTTACCACGGCATCGTTGCTGTAGCCATCTGGGGAGTTCTTGTCGGCCTTGCCAGTTCCGGTATCAAAAAATCCCCTCTGGCCGGTTCAGCTCCCAAAGACGGGGCTTCGATCATGTCTCCCGCCCATGTTCACGAATGGATGGCCTCCGAAACGGTATCCCCGTACAAAGGTGACACAATCGTTGGCTTTGGCGTAGGAATTGATCTCACCTGTGACCTTTCCTTCTTCCGGAAAGAAGATCTCTCCTCCCTGTATTATGCAAACCCGCTCAACAAGGAAGCAGCCCGGCAGATGTACCTCCACAACCACGGGGTTGTCTTCAGGAACGTTCCCTACAACCCGTCCCTCGACCTGAACACGCAGGTAAAAAAGATTGTCAGCGAAGGGCAGTTTGTCGACATGCGCCACCTGCTCGATTCCACCCGGCTCAAAAAGGCCAGGATCGGGATCTCCTATATCCAGGAGATCGCACGGGAGATCTGA